From a single Klebsiella quasivariicola genomic region:
- the traW gene encoding type-F conjugative transfer system protein TraW has translation MIRLKDCLLAACLLSPLTQAADLGTWGDLWPVREQDMLQLITQRLQSLQSSGQWGQTMDAFKQRVIENSQRPAPVEGIKRAEKYEQRWFDPSIRLTEDLKDNEGRVFARKGEVVNPLKTVPFVQTLYFINGDDADQLAWMKRQVPETLMSKIILVRGSIPDTSAALDSRIYFDQNGVLSKRFGLTAVPARITPAPSGERLNIETFPPVPHP, from the coding sequence ATGATACGACTGAAAGACTGTCTGCTCGCCGCCTGCCTGTTATCGCCGCTGACTCAGGCGGCTGATCTCGGTACCTGGGGGGATTTATGGCCCGTCCGGGAGCAGGACATGCTGCAGCTCATCACGCAGCGTCTGCAGTCGCTGCAATCCTCTGGCCAGTGGGGCCAGACGATGGATGCGTTTAAGCAGCGGGTTATCGAGAACAGTCAGCGTCCGGCGCCGGTGGAAGGCATTAAGCGTGCGGAGAAATACGAGCAGCGCTGGTTTGATCCCAGCATCCGACTGACCGAAGACCTGAAGGACAATGAGGGGCGGGTGTTTGCCCGCAAGGGCGAAGTGGTGAACCCGCTTAAAACCGTACCGTTTGTCCAGACCCTGTACTTCATCAATGGTGACGATGCCGACCAGCTGGCCTGGATGAAGCGTCAGGTGCCGGAAACCCTGATGAGCAAAATTATCCTGGTGCGTGGCAGTATCCCGGACACCTCCGCAGCGCTGGACAGCCGGATCTATTTCGACCAGAACGGTGTACTGAGCAAGCGATTTGGCCTGACGGCGGTCCCGGCGCGGATCACGCCGGCGCCCTCCGGTGAACGGCTGAATATTGAGACCTTCCCGCCCGTCCCGCACCCCTGA
- the trbI gene encoding type-F conjugative transfer system protein TrbI: MKNNTEQPVSTTSLTFRRIPVIVALVLFALATSAFLSRVVLDYSTPRVVAFDMKKTLDSFMDSVSQKQLTEAQSKALSDRFNDALEKSLAEYQQQHHVVILVSPAVVQGAPDVTRNIQHDIARRMKGEE; the protein is encoded by the coding sequence ATGAAAAACAACACCGAACAACCGGTCAGTACGACCTCTCTTACCTTTCGCCGGATACCTGTCATCGTTGCTCTCGTGCTTTTCGCCCTGGCAACCAGCGCGTTTCTCTCACGCGTGGTTCTGGACTACTCCACGCCGCGGGTGGTGGCTTTTGATATGAAGAAAACGCTCGACAGCTTTATGGACAGTGTGAGTCAGAAGCAGCTGACAGAGGCGCAGTCCAAAGCGCTCTCTGATCGGTTTAACGACGCGCTGGAGAAGAGTCTGGCGGAGTATCAGCAGCAGCATCATGTGGTCATTCTGGTTTCACCTGCCGTGGTTCAGGGCGCGCCTGATGTGACCCGCAACATCCAGCACGACATTGCCCGCCGGATGAAAGGAGAAGAGTAA
- the traC gene encoding type IV secretion system protein TraC: MSNNIIDAVTQTVNSLVSALKLPDESAKANDTLGSMNFPQFSRILPYKDYDSATGLFINNKTIGFMFEARPLPGADKSIVATLEHLLRSKLPRGVPVSFHLVSSKLVGNDIDYGLREFRWSGKQAKKFNAITQAYYLRAAETKFPLPPALDLPLTLRNYRVYISCCVPRKKNSTTQIVEMENQIKILRASLGGAYIPTRILDAAGLVELMRELINPDPHEMYRVPYKLDPYQDLNYQCVDDSFDMQVTAGHLKIGRLGRDGKECVTRVTSYHLESDPEMAFLWTSADNYANLLNPELSISCPFVITLTLMVEDQVKTQNEANMKFMDVEKKSKTSYAKFFPNVIKEMQEWGDIRQRLATNQTSLVSYFFNITTYTADSTEASLAAEQQVLNSYRKGGFQLIPARYHHLRNFLAMMPFKCGEGLFKELQAAGVVKRAETFQVANLLPIVADSPLAPAGLLAPTYRNQLAFIDLFYEGMNNTNFNMAVCGTSGAGKTGLIQPLIRSVLDSGGFAWVFDMGDGYKSLCENMGGVYLDGDTLKFNPFANVLDDAHFDMSAERIRDQMSVMASPNGNLDEVHEGLLLQAVQAAWLSKRNHARVDDVVQFLQDAKDSDEYADSPTIRGRLDEMIILLDQYTVNGIYGDYFNSDKPTLHDDARMVVLELGGLESRPSLLIAVMFSLIIYIENRMYQSPRGLKKLNVIDEGWKLLDFKNEKVGQFIEKGYRTARRHTGAYITITQNIVDFDSPTASSAARAAWGNSSYKAILKQSAKEFAKYNQLYPDQFSKLEKDMINGFGSAKEQWFSSFMLQVEANCSWHRLFVDPLSRAMYSSKGPDFEYMQARRQEGVDIHDAVYGLACRNFKDEMAELESRIPVNDMEDKQ, from the coding sequence ATGAGTAATAACATCATCGATGCCGTCACCCAGACTGTGAATTCACTGGTATCAGCACTGAAGCTGCCCGACGAATCCGCGAAAGCCAATGACACGCTGGGCAGCATGAATTTCCCCCAGTTCAGCCGTATTTTGCCCTATAAGGATTATGATTCCGCGACCGGGCTGTTTATTAATAACAAAACCATCGGTTTTATGTTTGAGGCGCGTCCTTTACCCGGTGCGGATAAAAGTATCGTCGCCACACTGGAGCATTTACTGCGCAGCAAACTTCCCCGGGGCGTCCCGGTCAGTTTTCATCTGGTCTCCAGCAAACTGGTCGGCAATGATATCGACTACGGTCTGCGTGAATTCCGCTGGAGCGGTAAACAGGCTAAGAAGTTTAACGCCATCACCCAGGCCTACTATCTCCGGGCAGCGGAGACGAAGTTCCCCCTGCCTCCTGCACTGGATTTACCCCTGACGCTGCGTAACTACCGCGTGTACATCTCCTGCTGCGTGCCCCGGAAGAAAAACTCCACCACGCAAATTGTGGAGATGGAGAACCAGATTAAAATCCTGCGGGCGTCACTGGGCGGTGCCTATATTCCGACGCGTATCCTTGATGCTGCCGGGCTGGTCGAACTGATGCGCGAGCTGATAAACCCGGACCCGCACGAGATGTACCGCGTACCGTATAAGCTGGACCCCTATCAGGATCTGAACTATCAGTGTGTCGATGACAGCTTTGATATGCAGGTCACCGCCGGTCATCTGAAAATTGGCCGCCTGGGGCGCGACGGGAAAGAGTGCGTAACCCGGGTGACGAGCTACCATCTGGAGAGTGATCCGGAAATGGCCTTCCTCTGGACCTCCGCGGATAACTACGCCAACCTGCTTAACCCGGAGCTCTCCATCTCCTGCCCCTTTGTCATCACGCTGACGCTGATGGTGGAGGACCAGGTGAAGACCCAGAATGAAGCCAACATGAAATTCATGGACGTGGAGAAGAAAAGCAAAACCTCCTACGCGAAGTTTTTTCCGAACGTGATAAAGGAAATGCAGGAGTGGGGCGATATCCGCCAGCGACTGGCGACCAACCAGACCTCCCTGGTGTCCTACTTCTTTAATATCACCACGTACACCGCAGACAGCACAGAGGCCTCTCTCGCCGCTGAACAGCAGGTGCTCAACAGCTACCGTAAAGGCGGTTTCCAGCTGATCCCGGCCCGCTACCATCACCTGCGTAACTTTCTGGCCATGATGCCGTTCAAGTGTGGTGAGGGCCTGTTTAAAGAGCTGCAGGCGGCAGGCGTGGTGAAGCGGGCGGAGACGTTCCAGGTGGCTAACCTCCTGCCGATCGTCGCTGACAGCCCGCTGGCGCCGGCGGGACTCCTGGCGCCCACCTACCGAAATCAGCTGGCGTTCATCGACCTGTTCTACGAGGGAATGAACAATACCAATTTCAACATGGCAGTCTGCGGGACGTCCGGGGCGGGTAAAACCGGTCTGATTCAGCCCCTCATTCGCAGTGTGCTCGACTCCGGCGGGTTTGCCTGGGTGTTCGACATGGGCGATGGCTATAAGTCCCTGTGTGAAAACATGGGGGGCGTATACCTCGATGGCGATACCCTCAAGTTTAACCCGTTCGCCAACGTGCTGGATGATGCTCACTTTGACATGTCAGCAGAACGTATACGCGATCAGATGTCGGTGATGGCCAGTCCGAACGGCAACCTCGATGAAGTCCATGAAGGTCTGCTTCTGCAGGCAGTTCAGGCGGCCTGGTTAAGCAAGCGTAATCATGCACGCGTTGATGACGTAGTTCAGTTTTTACAGGACGCGAAGGACAGCGATGAATATGCTGATTCCCCGACAATCCGGGGCCGTCTGGACGAGATGATAATCCTGCTCGATCAGTACACGGTGAATGGGATCTACGGGGACTATTTCAACTCAGATAAACCAACACTTCACGATGACGCCCGGATGGTGGTACTGGAGCTCGGTGGCCTGGAGTCGCGGCCCTCTCTGCTTATCGCGGTGATGTTCTCATTGATTATTTACATCGAGAACAGGATGTATCAGTCACCGCGTGGCCTGAAAAAACTGAACGTCATCGATGAGGGCTGGAAGCTCCTTGATTTCAAGAATGAAAAAGTGGGGCAGTTTATCGAGAAAGGCTACCGTACCGCGCGTCGACATACCGGCGCATACATCACCATCACGCAAAATATCGTGGACTTCGACTCCCCGACCGCATCGAGCGCTGCACGCGCTGCCTGGGGGAACTCGTCGTACAAGGCCATTCTGAAGCAGTCAGCCAAAGAGTTTGCCAAGTATAACCAGCTGTACCCGGATCAGTTCAGCAAGCTGGAGAAAGACATGATTAACGGCTTCGGTTCGGCCAAAGAGCAGTGGTTCTCCTCTTTTATGCTGCAGGTGGAAGCGAACTGCTCCTGGCACCGCCTGTTCGTTGACCCGCTCAGCCGGGCGATGTACTCCTCCAAAGGCCCGGATTTTGAGTACATGCAAGCGCGCCGGCAGGAGGGGGTCGATATCCACGATGCGGTATACGGACTGGCGTGCCGCAACTTTAAAGACGAAATGGCAGAGCTTGAATCCCGAATACCGGTGAATGACATGGAGGATAAACAGTGA
- the traL gene encoding type IV conjugative transfer system protein TraL, producing the protein MTGDELKRYRFPETLTNQSRWFGLYLDELIPAVICLGWGFWTSKFIFGIASAVLVFWGIKKLKKGRGSSWLRDLIYWYLPTSLLKGFFHDVPDSCFRQWIK; encoded by the coding sequence ATGACGGGAGACGAATTAAAGCGATACCGTTTCCCGGAAACACTGACTAACCAGTCCCGCTGGTTTGGCTTATATCTCGATGAACTTATCCCGGCCGTGATTTGTCTCGGCTGGGGTTTCTGGACCAGCAAGTTCATTTTTGGCATAGCTTCAGCGGTACTGGTTTTCTGGGGTATCAAGAAACTGAAAAAAGGGCGGGGCAGTTCCTGGCTACGCGACCTGATTTACTGGTATCTGCCAACCTCCCTTCTTAAAGGTTTCTTTCATGATGTTCCGGACTCCTGTTTCCGGCAGTGGATTAAATAA
- a CDS encoding TraY domain-containing protein gives MLLKLDEETNRRLIKAKDRSRRSKTAEAYLRLKDHLERFPDFYNSELAVPGGEKEE, from the coding sequence GTGCTTTTAAAATTAGATGAAGAAACTAATCGTCGACTCATCAAAGCAAAAGACAGAAGCAGAAGAAGTAAAACAGCTGAAGCTTATTTGAGACTGAAAGATCATCTAGAACGTTTTCCGGACTTTTATAACTCGGAACTAGCCGTACCAGGAGGTGAAAAGGAAGAGTGA
- a CDS encoding conjugal transfer protein TrbJ: MCAKDRSHIAVRSQTDSIHSMREMLNISSCPAFIRDSRGEVIHTSPTFDKIFLTSGGTGAFDTPRAPGSWFLDLSLEIKLELMQSELKSFSEGSAVLVKNIWLAGLLWTVFIETFSINEDTYSKWVFINEDEPIPHPSMEYNDFSIKMQRYIERIQRSAKSDWAIFNLYAVGFSHASISKITGVGVQTSKNTVSKIKKELSFDDRDYIIMSSIYTLSYGKFISNVVSILKDGVNFLLNQKYHRYF; the protein is encoded by the coding sequence GCGCGAGATGCTTAATATTTCATCTTGCCCTGCTTTTATTCGTGATTCCCGGGGCGAAGTAATTCACACCAGCCCAACCTTTGACAAAATTTTCTTAACATCTGGTGGAACTGGAGCATTTGATACACCCAGAGCACCGGGAAGCTGGTTTCTGGATCTCTCCCTGGAGATCAAACTGGAACTGATGCAGTCAGAACTGAAATCGTTTTCAGAAGGTTCTGCTGTACTTGTTAAAAATATTTGGTTGGCAGGTTTACTTTGGACTGTTTTTATTGAAACGTTCTCGATTAATGAAGATACATACAGTAAATGGGTTTTTATAAATGAAGATGAACCGATACCTCATCCTTCAATGGAATACAATGACTTTTCTATAAAGATGCAAAGATATATCGAAAGAATTCAGCGTTCAGCAAAGTCTGACTGGGCTATCTTTAATCTGTATGCGGTTGGGTTTTCTCATGCATCTATTTCTAAGATTACAGGTGTTGGGGTGCAAACCTCAAAAAATACAGTTAGTAAAATAAAAAAGGAACTGAGCTTTGATGATCGTGACTATATCATAATGTCATCGATCTATACTCTAAGTTATGGAAAGTTTATATCGAATGTGGTTTCGATATTAAAAGACGGCGTTAATTTTTTGTTAAATCAAAAGTACCATCGGTACTTTTGA
- the traE gene encoding type IV conjugative transfer system protein TraE: MEHGARQNTTRVIAVGFISLGTLLTLSLATNIIQGINNYRLQTEQKVAVTPMLFRAPFAVSQNQADASYIEQLGLSFVALRLNVTPETVDAQHQQLLRYVLPASQNSLKVQLAEDAKRIKDNNVNSTFYMTSMRAWPAENRVDIRGELKTWIGDSKPYSEIKSYVIQFSRVDGVSWLARFGEINNEKN, encoded by the coding sequence ATGGAACATGGTGCCAGACAAAATACCACCCGCGTTATCGCTGTGGGATTTATCAGTCTGGGGACACTCCTGACCCTCAGTCTTGCGACCAATATTATCCAGGGCATAAATAATTACCGTCTGCAGACGGAACAGAAAGTGGCGGTGACACCGATGTTATTCCGTGCACCCTTTGCGGTGTCTCAGAACCAGGCTGACGCCTCTTATATTGAGCAGCTGGGCCTGTCCTTTGTTGCCCTGCGTCTGAATGTCACGCCGGAAACGGTTGATGCCCAGCATCAGCAGCTACTCCGGTATGTATTACCCGCCTCGCAGAACAGCCTCAAGGTCCAGCTGGCTGAAGATGCGAAACGCATTAAAGACAATAACGTTAATTCCACCTTTTATATGACGTCGATGCGTGCCTGGCCGGCAGAGAACCGCGTGGATATCCGGGGTGAGCTGAAAACGTGGATTGGGGATTCCAAACCCTACAGTGAAATTAAAAGCTATGTCATTCAGTTCAGTCGTGTCGATGGTGTCAGCTGGCTGGCACGTTTTGGAGAAATAAATAATGAAAAAAATTAA
- the traA gene encoding type IV conjugative transfer system pilin TraA: protein MNAVLSVQGSAVSEKTKPSFMSRVFNKKKALKVAKVALPVAAVAAFFPDAAMATTTATDLMKSGDATVKGTFGKQSSVVKWVVLAEVVAGGIMYMMTKNVKFLFGFAIISTFITIGMSVAGY from the coding sequence ATGAATGCTGTATTAAGTGTTCAGGGCTCTGCTGTCTCTGAAAAAACCAAACCGTCTTTTATGTCCCGCGTTTTCAATAAAAAGAAAGCCCTGAAAGTCGCTAAAGTTGCGCTGCCGGTTGCTGCTGTGGCGGCGTTCTTCCCGGATGCTGCGATGGCCACCACCACGGCAACCGACCTGATGAAGTCCGGGGATGCGACCGTTAAAGGCACGTTTGGTAAGCAGTCCAGCGTCGTCAAATGGGTGGTTCTGGCAGAAGTTGTCGCCGGCGGCATCATGTACATGATGACCAAAAACGTGAAGTTCCTGTTTGGCTTCGCGATTATTTCCACCTTTATCACCATCGGTATGTCGGTCGCCGGTTACTGA
- the traV gene encoding type IV conjugative transfer system lipoprotein TraV, with amino-acid sequence MKELMLLIPLGSALLLTGCAGTETEFQCNATTSDTCMTMEQANEKAKLKEERSDAKPAAAGLPQLAEGNFRTTSVNPYPLPPQPNLNRARVAAERERARAVYLNNPTAKNEAIYFETGKRLQSLPVVKMSLPVVASTFTSPSTPPGNYPRPLRKGEETTSLWIAPYVDSDDVYHQPATVLFVVKPSAWGQPRLN; translated from the coding sequence ATGAAGGAATTAATGCTGTTAATTCCTCTGGGCAGCGCTTTGCTCTTAACCGGGTGCGCGGGCACAGAGACTGAATTTCAATGTAATGCCACGACGTCGGATACCTGTATGACGATGGAGCAGGCAAATGAAAAAGCGAAGCTGAAGGAGGAACGCAGTGATGCAAAGCCGGCTGCGGCCGGGTTGCCACAACTGGCTGAGGGTAATTTCAGAACCACGTCAGTTAATCCGTACCCGTTGCCGCCTCAACCCAACCTGAACCGGGCCAGAGTGGCAGCGGAGAGAGAACGAGCACGTGCAGTGTACCTAAATAATCCAACGGCAAAGAATGAGGCAATATATTTCGAAACCGGGAAAAGGCTCCAGTCTTTGCCGGTAGTGAAAATGTCTTTACCAGTAGTGGCGTCAACGTTTACGTCACCGTCAACACCGCCAGGTAATTATCCCCGGCCATTAAGAAAAGGGGAGGAGACAACGTCATTGTGGATAGCGCCGTATGTGGATTCAGATGATGTATATCACCAGCCGGCAACGGTTCTTTTTGTCGTAAAACCATCGGCGTGGGGACAACCTCGCCTTAATTGA
- the traB gene encoding F-type conjugal transfer pilus assembly protein TraB, with protein sequence MANFNTLIKRKQYIWLGLILAGGAAAVGGGLYLSDLNMSSDEEAPAQGEPAPDMTGVVDSSFNSKVEQHATTEMQATAADLNKRFDSLQGEVELLSKARTADQIRIDKLSSDNEAMQNQLKSLGVKPAVSGGEPAPTPPSPPPGPEGEPQPASYPPQTGAAVPPPTAFYPGNGMTPPPQVSYQSVPVPNQIQRKTFSYDKGKKTKSLPYIPSGSFAKSMLIEGADANASVTGNESTVPMQLRITGRVEMPNSKTYDLTGCFVGLEAWGDVSSERAIVRTRNISCIKGDKTIDQPINGHVSFMGKNGVKGEVVMRNGKILGWAWGAGFVDGIGQGMERASQPAVGLGATASVGAGDVLKMGGGGGASKAAQTLSEYYIKRAEQYHPVIPIGAGNEVTVVFQDGFQLKTIEELEAEKNGQQQAQNQEAEPAQQADAHHQSGGGMNGFNTDEMLKKLGKLDPREFSPGAAPQGENNG encoded by the coding sequence ATGGCCAACTTCAACACGCTGATCAAACGTAAGCAATATATCTGGCTGGGACTCATTCTGGCGGGCGGCGCGGCAGCAGTCGGAGGCGGGCTGTATCTGTCAGATCTGAACATGAGCTCTGATGAGGAAGCCCCGGCTCAGGGCGAACCCGCACCGGATATGACCGGGGTGGTCGACAGCAGCTTCAACAGTAAGGTGGAGCAGCACGCGACAACAGAAATGCAGGCGACTGCCGCTGATCTCAACAAGCGTTTTGACTCCCTGCAGGGGGAAGTGGAACTACTGAGTAAGGCGCGAACCGCTGACCAGATACGTATCGACAAACTCAGCAGTGACAATGAAGCCATGCAGAATCAGCTGAAGTCGCTGGGCGTGAAACCGGCTGTCTCTGGTGGCGAGCCCGCGCCGACTCCTCCGTCACCGCCACCCGGTCCGGAAGGGGAGCCGCAGCCAGCCAGTTATCCGCCGCAAACCGGCGCCGCGGTACCGCCTCCGACGGCATTCTATCCGGGGAATGGTATGACACCGCCGCCGCAGGTCAGCTACCAGTCTGTACCGGTACCAAACCAGATACAGCGTAAAACGTTCAGTTACGACAAAGGAAAAAAAACGAAGTCATTGCCGTACATTCCGTCGGGGAGCTTTGCAAAAAGCATGCTTATCGAGGGGGCAGATGCCAACGCGTCTGTTACCGGGAATGAATCAACTGTACCGATGCAGTTGCGTATCACCGGTCGCGTGGAAATGCCAAACAGCAAAACCTACGACCTGACAGGGTGTTTTGTGGGCCTTGAAGCCTGGGGCGATGTCTCCAGCGAACGCGCCATTGTCCGTACCCGCAATATCAGCTGTATCAAAGGTGATAAAACCATCGATCAGCCCATTAACGGCCACGTTTCCTTTATGGGGAAAAACGGGGTTAAGGGAGAGGTGGTGATGCGTAACGGAAAAATCCTCGGCTGGGCATGGGGGGCCGGTTTTGTTGACGGGATTGGTCAGGGCATGGAACGGGCTTCACAGCCGGCTGTTGGCCTGGGGGCAACCGCATCTGTTGGCGCCGGTGACGTTCTGAAAATGGGGGGCGGCGGTGGTGCATCTAAAGCTGCGCAGACGCTGAGCGAGTACTACATCAAAAGGGCCGAGCAGTATCACCCGGTCATTCCGATTGGTGCCGGCAACGAAGTGACCGTCGTGTTCCAGGATGGATTCCAGCTGAAAACGATTGAAGAACTGGAAGCGGAAAAGAACGGGCAACAGCAGGCTCAGAATCAGGAGGCGGAGCCGGCACAGCAGGCTGATGCACATCATCAGTCAGGCGGCGGTATGAACGGATTCAATACTGACGAGATGCTGAAGAAGCTGGGCAAACTTGATCCGCGTGAGTTCTCTCCGGGCGCAGCGCCGCAGGGGGAAAATAATGGCTAG
- the traK gene encoding type-F conjugative transfer system secretin TraK, which translates to MKKINPLFISGCLLLAAPAMSATLSGTLAPTVVPLTNGGQANIAVSNTDPNLFTVPGDRITAINSLDGGLTNQEQTDSGGAILATVSKKPFTFIVETERGLNFSIRAVPRAGSGRTIQLVSELAGTPGPAKAWEESNPYESLLVSLNRAVRQGSVPDEYQSVPVTSEVLQVPAGLRATADRVWVGHHLKVVRYSLDNVSLSARMVRESDFWQPGTRAVMFSTPAGLLTAGGRMQIWVTTSDEGVKR; encoded by the coding sequence ATGAAAAAAATTAACCCGTTATTTATTTCAGGCTGTCTGCTGTTGGCCGCCCCCGCGATGTCCGCGACCCTCAGCGGTACGCTGGCGCCGACAGTGGTCCCCCTGACCAATGGTGGTCAGGCAAATATTGCCGTGAGTAACACCGACCCGAATCTGTTCACAGTACCTGGCGATCGCATCACGGCGATAAACAGCCTGGACGGTGGCCTGACAAACCAGGAGCAGACCGACAGCGGCGGTGCCATTCTGGCGACCGTCAGTAAAAAACCATTCACCTTCATTGTGGAAACCGAACGCGGGCTGAACTTCTCCATTCGTGCCGTGCCCCGTGCGGGCTCAGGCCGGACAATTCAGCTGGTCAGCGAGCTGGCGGGTACCCCCGGTCCGGCAAAAGCCTGGGAAGAGTCGAACCCCTATGAATCGTTACTGGTTTCGCTGAATCGCGCCGTGCGTCAGGGCAGCGTACCCGATGAGTATCAGTCTGTCCCCGTCACTTCTGAAGTGCTGCAGGTGCCGGCTGGTCTGCGCGCCACTGCCGATCGGGTCTGGGTCGGTCATCACCTGAAAGTTGTCCGTTACAGTCTGGACAATGTCTCCCTGTCGGCCCGTATGGTGCGTGAAAGCGATTTCTGGCAGCCCGGAACACGTGCCGTCATGTTCAGTACCCCGGCGGGCCTGCTGACTGCCGGTGGTCGCATGCAGATCTGGGTCACGACGTCAGATGAAGGAGTGAAGCGCTGA